A region from the Chthoniobacterales bacterium genome encodes:
- a CDS encoding carbohydrate kinase family protein: protein MNLSSGIIGAGNWIVDKTKIIDVYPSQDTLANIESEERNNGGGPFNILVDLFQLGAQFPLRALGSIGQDSEGDWIVDQCQTRSIDTKHLWRHESAPTSYTDVMSVRSSGRRTFFHQRGANRFLGPEHFRWKEMQGRILYLGYLLLLDAMDEPHAIHGTVAAGILKSARLHGFYRVVDLVSVERPDYSEIVNPALPEIDLLICNELEASRVTDIPVRDGSEKHLTDGLREAAKVLLGRGVRDWVVIHLPEGAYARSSAGEEVWQGRVNLPANKIVGTVGAGDAFAAGVLLGLHENRPMAENLMSGVCAAAACLQAASTSGGVSGLENCLAIGHEHGHVQFP from the coding sequence ATGAATTTGTCTTCCGGCATCATCGGCGCGGGAAATTGGATCGTGGACAAGACGAAAATCATCGACGTCTATCCTTCGCAAGACACGCTGGCTAACATCGAGAGCGAAGAACGCAACAATGGCGGCGGGCCTTTTAACATCCTCGTCGATCTCTTTCAGCTCGGTGCCCAGTTCCCGCTTCGTGCGTTGGGCTCCATTGGTCAGGATTCGGAAGGCGACTGGATTGTCGATCAATGTCAAACGAGGTCGATTGACACCAAGCATCTTTGGCGGCATGAGTCGGCTCCCACGTCTTACACCGACGTGATGAGTGTCCGCTCCAGCGGAAGACGCACGTTTTTCCATCAGCGAGGTGCGAATCGTTTTCTCGGGCCCGAGCACTTTCGTTGGAAAGAAATGCAAGGACGCATTCTTTATCTAGGCTATCTGCTTCTGCTCGATGCCATGGACGAGCCGCACGCCATTCACGGCACGGTGGCAGCCGGGATTTTGAAATCGGCCAGGCTTCACGGTTTCTATCGAGTCGTGGATCTGGTTAGTGTCGAACGACCGGATTATAGCGAGATCGTCAATCCTGCGCTGCCGGAAATCGATCTGCTGATTTGCAATGAATTGGAAGCCTCGCGTGTCACCGATATTCCGGTGCGCGATGGCAGTGAGAAGCATTTGACGGACGGTCTGCGCGAAGCGGCGAAGGTCCTGTTGGGCCGCGGAGTTCGAGATTGGGTCGTGATCCATTTGCCGGAAGGTGCCTACGCGCGCTCCTCGGCAGGGGAGGAAGTTTGGCAGGGCCGCGTCAACTTGCCGGCGAACAAAATCGTCGGCACCGTAGGGGCAGGGGATGCATTTGCGGCTGGTGTGTTGCTAGGGTTGCACGAGAATCGTCCGATGGCCGAGAATCTCATGAGCGGCGTCTGTGCCGCTGCCGCCTGCCTTCAGGCCGCCAGTACTTCAGGAGGAGTCTCTGGATTGGAAAATTGTTTGGCGATCGGCCACGAACACGGCCATGTCCAGTTCCCTTAA